From Shewanella psychrophila, a single genomic window includes:
- a CDS encoding TonB-dependent receptor yields MTMSNNNKFGISSLSLAISIALAGSFASTQVLAAEEQEKLENVEKIAVIGSRSAPRSVGESPVPIDIIDSEDLRKNGSTDMIDMLVTSVPSFNSRAQPISDAATLVRPVNLRGLPSDSTLVLVNGKRRHRASVIAFQGGGINDGAQGPDISVIPGVALKQVEVLRDGASAQYGSDAIAGVMNFVLKDDAEGGSITVSQGEYYKGDGATTTIDGNIGLPLTDSGFVNISAQYKTADATSRSVQRPDAANLIAQGNTDVNDPAQVWGNPEIKDDYTVFVNTGFDINESAQLYAFGNLSSRDVVGGFYYRNPHNRGNVYSVDDGETLLVGALNGDQSSCNVVPIPKVTDANGNIVDGNVLTSQPYLDMLADPNCFSMNQIRPGGYTPQFAGTVEDSSFFAGIKGDIGEWSYDASAGMGNNKSTFSLRNSLNPSLGLDTPTDFETGAYEQSETTVNIDFSRFITIGALEDLSFATGFEWREESFEITQGEESSWIAGPYADQGFNIGSHGFKGFGPEAAGKNSRNNIGIYADVEGYLSDDWLLGAALRYEDFSTFGDTLNYKISTQYSATDYLSFRASHSTGFRAPTVGQENVVNTQTSIVNGDLIQTFIAPPTNPLAAFYGGEVLNPEESVSYAFGTVFEYENFFLTLDYYNIEVTGRIAQSSQIAVEEEDYDDLRAAGVEHPELISAVTFYTNDFDTTTQGIDIVGSYETEFLSGDANLSLAYGWTDTSVDKYDPDTTDAGKVRRLEDGIPAHRGTLTWGQSWERFSTTLRANYFGEYYATHADDTTEWGSEVADAAVTIDLEISYAVLESLTFSVGANNIFDQEAQKLKDGTLGELGGVYYESGPFDYNGGFYYGRVNYIF; encoded by the coding sequence ATGACCATGAGTAATAATAATAAATTCGGGATAAGCTCATTGAGCTTAGCCATCTCGATAGCGCTAGCAGGGTCCTTTGCCAGTACACAAGTATTAGCTGCAGAGGAACAAGAAAAACTAGAAAATGTAGAGAAGATTGCAGTCATAGGCTCACGCTCCGCGCCACGCTCAGTAGGTGAGTCTCCGGTGCCAATCGACATTATAGATAGTGAAGATTTAAGAAAAAATGGTTCGACTGACATGATTGATATGTTGGTGACTTCTGTGCCATCTTTTAACTCCAGAGCTCAGCCTATTAGTGATGCGGCTACTCTGGTTCGCCCAGTTAACCTTAGGGGATTACCTTCAGATAGCACCTTAGTATTGGTTAATGGTAAGCGTCGTCACCGTGCTTCAGTCATTGCTTTCCAAGGCGGTGGTATTAACGATGGTGCTCAGGGCCCCGATATTTCGGTCATTCCTGGTGTCGCTTTAAAGCAAGTTGAAGTATTAAGAGATGGTGCATCAGCCCAATATGGTTCTGATGCGATTGCCGGTGTGATGAATTTTGTATTAAAAGATGATGCAGAAGGTGGCTCAATCACTGTCAGTCAGGGGGAGTATTACAAGGGTGATGGCGCAACTACCACCATTGATGGAAATATCGGTTTACCTCTTACCGATAGTGGTTTTGTTAATATCAGTGCGCAATATAAAACTGCCGATGCTACCAGTAGAAGTGTGCAGCGCCCGGATGCGGCAAACTTGATTGCACAGGGAAATACGGATGTTAATGATCCTGCTCAAGTCTGGGGTAATCCTGAAATTAAAGATGATTACACCGTATTTGTAAATACAGGCTTCGATATTAATGAGAGTGCTCAGCTCTATGCGTTTGGTAACTTGTCATCAAGGGATGTTGTGGGGGGCTTCTATTATCGTAATCCTCATAACCGTGGCAACGTATATTCAGTTGATGACGGCGAAACCTTGCTTGTTGGAGCCTTAAACGGTGATCAATCTAGCTGTAACGTGGTGCCTATTCCTAAAGTTACCGATGCAAACGGTAATATCGTAGATGGCAATGTGCTGACGAGTCAGCCATATCTGGATATGCTCGCAGACCCTAACTGTTTTTCCATGAACCAAATTAGACCGGGCGGTTATACCCCGCAATTTGCTGGTACTGTGGAAGACAGTTCATTCTTCGCCGGTATCAAAGGCGATATCGGCGAGTGGAGCTATGATGCCAGTGCTGGAATGGGTAATAATAAGTCGACATTCAGTTTACGTAACTCATTGAACCCATCTCTTGGTCTAGATACTCCTACAGATTTTGAAACTGGTGCTTATGAGCAGTCAGAAACAACTGTCAATATCGACTTTTCACGCTTCATTACCATAGGTGCGCTTGAAGATCTGAGCTTTGCGACAGGTTTTGAGTGGCGAGAAGAGTCTTTTGAGATCACACAAGGTGAAGAATCCTCTTGGATTGCCGGACCTTATGCTGATCAAGGCTTTAATATCGGTTCTCACGGCTTTAAAGGCTTTGGACCAGAAGCTGCAGGTAAGAACTCCCGTAATAACATAGGTATTTATGCTGATGTTGAAGGCTACCTGAGCGACGATTGGTTGTTGGGGGCTGCGTTGCGCTATGAAGACTTCTCCACTTTCGGTGACACCCTCAATTATAAAATCTCGACGCAATATTCTGCCACCGACTACTTATCGTTTCGTGCATCTCACAGTACGGGCTTTAGAGCTCCTACAGTAGGGCAAGAAAACGTTGTTAACACGCAGACGTCGATTGTGAACGGTGATTTGATCCAAACCTTTATCGCTCCGCCAACTAACCCCCTTGCAGCATTCTATGGCGGTGAAGTGTTAAATCCAGAGGAGTCTGTTAGCTATGCATTCGGTACTGTATTTGAATACGAAAACTTCTTCCTGACGCTCGATTACTACAATATTGAAGTAACGGGCCGCATCGCACAGTCGAGCCAGATAGCGGTAGAAGAGGAAGATTATGATGATCTAAGGGCTGCGGGTGTTGAGCATCCTGAACTTATTTCGGCGGTAACTTTCTATACCAATGATTTTGACACGACGACCCAAGGTATCGATATTGTCGGTTCTTATGAGACGGAGTTTTTGAGTGGCGATGCAAATCTGAGTTTGGCTTATGGTTGGACTGATACCAGCGTCGATAAGTATGATCCTGACACGACAGATGCAGGAAAGGTTCGTCGTTTAGAAGATGGTATTCCGGCTCATAGAGGGACATTAACTTGGGGTCAGTCTTGGGAAAGATTCAGCACGACACTTAGAGCTAATTATTTCGGCGAATATTATGCTACACATGCTGATGATACTACTGAATGGGGCTCAGAAGTCGCCGATGCTGCGGTGACCATAGATCTAGAAATTAGCTATGCCGTTCTCGAAAGTTTAACTTTCTCAGTTGGTGCGAACAATATCTTTGATCAAGAAGCTCAAAAGCTAAAAGATGGCACTTTAGGTGAGCTCGGTGGCGTTTATTACGAAAGTGGACCATTTGATTACAACGGTGGCTTCTACTACGGACGAGTTAACTATATCTTCTAA
- the tnpA gene encoding IS66 family insertion sequence element accessory protein TnpA, with protein MTRVFVTDTFRVTEMASRKHKTLEQWLELIELHKQSKLTIVDFCSQHHLVVKTFSRKRSELMKAKEAFHSTFVKLTPKAEALATEPPQEVAVINLAVGAMSLTLPLNTDPRWLGQLLRECR; from the coding sequence GTGACTAGAGTCTTTGTTACCGATACTTTTCGAGTAACTGAGATGGCCTCGCGTAAACATAAGACACTAGAACAATGGCTTGAGCTCATAGAGCTGCACAAACAAAGCAAATTAACGATTGTTGATTTTTGTTCCCAGCATCACCTTGTCGTTAAAACCTTTAGCCGCAAGAGAAGCGAGTTGATGAAGGCTAAAGAAGCATTTCATTCAACCTTTGTAAAACTCACGCCCAAAGCAGAGGCATTAGCGACAGAGCCACCACAAGAAGTGGCGGTGATTAATCTGGCCGTGGGGGCGATGTCATTGACGCTTCCGCTCAATACTGACCCACGTTGGCTAGGCCAGCTACTCAGGGAGTGCCGCTAG
- a CDS encoding sigma-54 interaction domain-containing protein: MPSSTQLSIDSHTDFLPENKLLLNAVGEGIYGFDLKGNAVFINPAAERMTGWMNEELLGRNIHNCHHHSHADGSDYPQEDCPIYNTLHDGIARETSQDVFWRKDGSSFPVHYTSTPVYKDGVLIGVVAIFRDISIQKQTEHSLRQALEQVQALSEKLTNENHYLLAELADRTGDVGISGESQIIQQMIRQIKLVANTKSTVLICGENGTGKELVARNLHRLSDRSDKPMVSVNCAAFSASLLESELFGHEKGAFTGATSRRKGRFELANNGTLFLDEVAELSLEAQSKLLRVIQEQEFERVGSSETIKVDIRLVAATHHDLLKRVESGLFRMDLYYRLNVFPIKVPPLRERPDDIPQLISHIVTDLNRKLGKKIKGVSKQGLKNLMAYSWPGNVRELQNVLERFSILSHSPILQIPKITSQEPENRVKYGKTLDQVEAEHIRLTLQQLNWRISGPKGAAAVLGLPPSTLRSRMQKLSIIRGAEQS, translated from the coding sequence ATGCCTAGTTCTACTCAGCTTAGTATCGATAGCCATACAGATTTTTTGCCGGAAAATAAACTGCTGCTCAACGCAGTCGGTGAAGGCATATACGGTTTCGATCTTAAGGGAAATGCCGTGTTCATTAACCCTGCCGCCGAGAGAATGACTGGCTGGATGAATGAAGAGTTATTGGGACGTAATATCCATAATTGCCATCACCATAGTCATGCCGATGGCAGCGACTACCCTCAAGAAGATTGCCCTATTTACAATACCTTGCACGATGGTATCGCTCGAGAAACGAGCCAGGATGTGTTTTGGCGTAAAGATGGCAGCAGCTTTCCGGTTCATTACACCTCTACCCCAGTCTATAAAGATGGTGTGCTGATCGGTGTAGTCGCGATATTTCGTGACATTAGTATCCAGAAGCAAACTGAGCACTCTTTAAGGCAAGCCTTAGAGCAAGTTCAGGCTCTGTCGGAGAAACTCACCAATGAAAATCACTACCTGCTGGCCGAGCTTGCCGATAGAACCGGAGATGTCGGTATATCCGGAGAGAGCCAGATCATCCAACAGATGATCCGTCAGATCAAACTGGTCGCCAATACCAAGAGTACTGTGCTTATCTGTGGTGAAAATGGCACGGGTAAGGAGTTGGTAGCACGCAACCTGCATAGACTCAGCGATCGTAGTGACAAACCCATGGTGAGCGTTAACTGCGCCGCATTCTCGGCTTCACTGCTAGAAAGTGAGCTGTTTGGCCATGAAAAAGGAGCTTTCACCGGTGCAACCAGCCGTCGAAAGGGCCGTTTCGAACTCGCCAATAACGGCACCCTATTTCTCGATGAAGTCGCCGAATTGAGTCTGGAGGCTCAGTCTAAGTTACTCAGAGTCATACAAGAACAGGAATTTGAACGGGTTGGCAGCAGCGAAACCATCAAAGTCGACATCAGATTGGTCGCCGCCACACACCATGATCTGCTTAAACGTGTAGAGTCTGGCTTATTCAGAATGGATCTCTATTATCGTCTCAATGTCTTCCCCATTAAGGTTCCTCCTCTGAGAGAGCGTCCGGACGATATCCCACAGTTAATCAGTCATATCGTCACAGATTTGAATAGAAAACTCGGTAAAAAAATCAAAGGTGTCAGTAAACAAGGTCTCAAAAATCTGATGGCTTATTCTTGGCCAGGTAATGTCAGGGAATTACAGAACGTACTGGAGAGATTCAGTATTCTGAGCCACAGCCCGATTCTGCAGATCCCCAAGATAACCTCCCAAGAGCCTGAAAACCGAGTCAAATATGGTAAGACCTTAGATCAAGTCGAAGCCGAGCATATCAGGCTAACACTGCAACAGCTTAACTGGCGGATCTCCGGTCCCAAAGGCGCCGCGGCGGTACTGGGTCTGCCTCCGAGTACATTGAGATCCCGTATGCAGAAGCTCAGCATAATACGCGGAGCGGAGCAAAGCTAA
- a CDS encoding AMP-binding protein produces MAYDSDSALDLTQYSSLIHLIETAGEKHADKIAYACLGHHATFNEIERDSRYFAAYLQSIPGLNPGDRIAIQLPNIIQYVIAAYGAIRAGMVLVNTNPLYTERELTHQYNDSGAKVLVVLSDLLPSLDNVVANTRINTVISTHAADLLAPQAQPEVSFTTHKLLDVLTQGKSLPFERFSTSLDTLAALQYTGGTTGLSKGAMLSHSNLIANAMQIKSRLGDKLVEGEEIFVAPLPVYHIYAFMINLVLYFERGCCSVLVPNPRDIASLIKTLSGYKFTGFAGLNTLFVGLCHQPEFKALDFSHLKVTISGGTALTQAAAGMWKETTNCTISEGYGLSETSPVVSLNAPGLEQLGTIGKPVIGTLVKILDNDDNEVPQGETGELAVKGPQVMSGYWNKSKETTKVMTEDGYFKTGDIALATQDGLHKIVDRKKDMIIVSGFNVYPNEVEDVLANHEAVLECAVIGIADERAGEAVKAVIVLADQNSDTEAAKATIISYCREQLTAYKVPRQIEFMSALPKSTVGKILRRELRKTK; encoded by the coding sequence ATGGCGTACGATTCAGATTCAGCACTCGACCTCACTCAATACTCATCACTTATCCATCTAATAGAGACGGCGGGTGAAAAACATGCAGATAAAATCGCCTATGCCTGTTTAGGTCATCATGCAACATTCAATGAGATTGAACGTGACTCTCGTTATTTTGCCGCCTACCTACAGAGTATTCCGGGCCTTAATCCTGGCGATCGTATTGCCATACAGCTGCCCAACATTATCCAATATGTTATCGCCGCCTACGGTGCCATTCGCGCCGGCATGGTGTTAGTAAACACTAACCCCTTGTATACAGAGCGCGAACTGACCCATCAATATAATGACTCAGGTGCCAAGGTCTTAGTGGTGCTGTCAGATTTACTACCAAGCCTAGATAATGTAGTTGCCAACACAAGAATAAACACTGTAATTTCGACGCATGCGGCGGATTTACTGGCACCTCAGGCACAACCTGAAGTTTCATTTACGACCCATAAATTATTAGATGTACTGACCCAGGGCAAAAGCTTGCCATTCGAGCGATTCAGTACAAGTTTAGACACCTTGGCCGCCCTACAATACACAGGTGGCACTACAGGTTTGTCAAAGGGTGCCATGCTTAGCCACAGCAATCTCATCGCCAATGCTATGCAGATCAAGTCTCGTTTAGGGGATAAGCTAGTGGAAGGCGAAGAAATATTTGTCGCCCCGCTTCCCGTCTATCATATCTATGCCTTCATGATAAATTTGGTGCTCTATTTTGAGCGCGGCTGCTGTTCGGTCTTAGTGCCTAACCCGAGAGATATCGCCTCCCTTATCAAGACACTATCTGGCTATAAATTTACCGGTTTTGCCGGACTCAATACCCTGTTTGTCGGCTTGTGTCATCAACCCGAATTTAAGGCGTTAGATTTCAGTCACCTCAAGGTCACCATCTCGGGCGGCACCGCCTTAACCCAAGCCGCAGCAGGCATGTGGAAAGAGACGACGAACTGCACCATATCTGAAGGCTACGGCTTATCTGAAACCTCGCCTGTTGTCTCACTCAATGCTCCGGGTCTCGAACAGCTGGGCACTATCGGTAAGCCAGTCATAGGCACTCTGGTCAAGATTCTCGATAACGATGATAACGAAGTGCCTCAGGGCGAGACTGGCGAACTGGCAGTAAAAGGCCCTCAAGTGATGAGTGGTTACTGGAACAAGTCGAAAGAAACCACCAAGGTGATGACAGAGGATGGGTATTTTAAGACCGGTGATATAGCGCTAGCCACCCAAGATGGTCTGCACAAGATAGTCGACCGAAAGAAAGATATGATTATCGTCTCAGGCTTCAACGTCTACCCTAATGAAGTGGAAGATGTACTGGCAAATCATGAAGCTGTGCTCGAGTGTGCCGTCATAGGCATAGCCGATGAACGAGCCGGCGAAGCAGTAAAAGCAGTTATCGTACTGGCGGATCAAAATAGTGACACCGAAGCCGCTAAAGCGACCATCATCTCCTATTGCCGCGAGCAATTAACCGCTTATAAGGTGCCGAGACAGATTGAGTTTATGTCTGCCCTGCCTAAATCCACGGTAGGTAAGATTTTAAGAAGAGAGTTAAGGAAAACTAAGTAG
- a CDS encoding NRAMP family divalent metal transporter, with the protein MIKKMIISNISNISNISNISNITSSTKFWQNKAIFSVAFLMAMTSVGPGFLTQTAVFTNIYKIDMAFPVFASIFITFGIVMNLWRIIGVSGLRIQDIANKIIPGAGYFIGILLALGAVAFNFGNISGAALGINVLMGVDTIWGTLFTGIVGCLLFVVHNASTRMDQMARYLGIFMIILIAYVAMTCLPPMGETLTSAISPTDIGDLLLPTLIIVGGAVGGYYTGAQRLVDIGLQGKENIGTIKTAAWAGITIVVVIRILLFLAIFGVIATGAVLDSANPAANAFYQGAGEVGYYIFGLVLFVASITSVVGNSYMAISFIKTLFPVVARNEKAWCVGFIVLTSIGTVMMNMPILLLMLAGLVNSLILPVVLAFVLAATGRKDIVGDYKHPVYLSVIGIAIVLVMAIASFSNIGHFVSKFIS; encoded by the coding sequence ATGATCAAGAAAATGATAATTTCAAACATTTCAAACATTTCAAACATCTCAAACATCTCAAACATCACTTCATCGACTAAGTTTTGGCAGAACAAAGCGATTTTTAGTGTGGCCTTTTTGATGGCTATGACTTCGGTCGGCCCAGGATTTCTTACACAAACTGCCGTATTTACTAATATATATAAGATAGATATGGCCTTTCCTGTCTTCGCCTCAATCTTTATCACTTTTGGTATAGTGATGAACTTATGGCGCATCATCGGGGTTTCAGGTCTTCGAATTCAAGATATAGCTAATAAAATTATACCGGGTGCAGGCTATTTCATTGGTATTTTACTTGCGCTGGGTGCTGTGGCATTTAACTTCGGTAACATCAGTGGCGCAGCGCTGGGTATAAACGTATTAATGGGCGTTGATACCATATGGGGAACATTGTTCACAGGGATTGTCGGTTGCTTACTATTCGTGGTTCATAATGCATCAACACGCATGGACCAAATGGCACGATATTTAGGCATTTTTATGATTATCTTAATAGCCTACGTGGCCATGACATGCCTTCCCCCTATGGGAGAAACGCTAACCTCCGCGATATCCCCAACGGACATAGGGGATTTATTGCTACCCACTTTGATAATTGTGGGAGGGGCTGTGGGAGGGTATTACACAGGAGCACAGCGTTTGGTTGATATTGGCCTGCAAGGAAAAGAGAATATTGGCACCATTAAAACTGCGGCCTGGGCTGGGATCACGATTGTCGTTGTTATTCGAATTTTACTCTTCCTAGCCATATTCGGTGTGATAGCAACAGGTGCTGTGTTGGACTCAGCTAATCCTGCTGCTAATGCATTTTATCAAGGTGCAGGAGAAGTGGGCTACTATATCTTCGGCTTGGTACTGTTTGTTGCTTCGATTACCTCAGTAGTCGGTAATTCATATATGGCCATTTCATTCATTAAGACGCTATTTCCAGTAGTTGCGCGTAATGAGAAGGCTTGGTGTGTGGGTTTTATAGTACTTACCAGCATAGGCACGGTGATGATGAACATGCCTATCTTATTGTTGATGTTGGCAGGCTTGGTAAACAGTCTCATTCTTCCTGTAGTTTTGGCATTTGTGCTTGCGGCAACAGGTAGAAAGGATATCGTAGGTGATTATAAGCATCCAGTTTATTTGTCTGTAATAGGTATTGCTATTGTCTTGGTGATGGCCATTGCGAGTTTTAGCAATATTGGGCATTTTGTCAGTAAGTTCATAAGTTAA
- the ccoG gene encoding cytochrome c oxidase accessory protein CcoG, whose product MKNSNHSPSIDPISIKAVAGVQISPSPAKTSQSIPIKQIPVGPKPVNNKIHIREQKGYFQRLRTSLNSLLIAAFFLLPLIQYQGRQAVLFDLNEQQFYFFGTTLWPQDFPLLAWIFITAAFLLFFITAFLGRVWCGYLCPQTAWTFIFVWIENRIEGGHNKRRILDKSPWNRDKIIKRTSKHLLWGLIALLTGSGFIAYFVPATSVYPQIFGFTASPMLTAWVWFFAICTYINAAWMREMVCLHLCPYARFQSAMFDANTITVAYEPSRGESRGPRKRKQATELGDCVDCNLCVDVCPTGIDIRNGLQYECINCGACVDACNQTMDKFGYAPNLIGYRSENHLKGQSNKPLTSLKFLGYGIATMVMLSVICMDIYLKKDIQLNVIRDRQSLYRETLDDKIENSYTLKVRNKTQSEKHYRLSLSGDRPYSLQKNVDLKIKAGEQLTYPITVYSQANGAIDKGTPDVHQVKAGMARIVFQLRDTQDPSNQISQDSNFFTP is encoded by the coding sequence ATGAAAAACAGTAATCATTCACCTTCTATAGATCCAATATCAATAAAGGCTGTAGCCGGAGTGCAAATATCTCCCTCCCCGGCTAAGACCAGCCAAAGCATCCCTATCAAACAGATCCCAGTGGGTCCAAAACCTGTAAATAATAAGATCCATATCAGGGAACAGAAAGGTTATTTTCAACGACTAAGAACTAGCCTAAATAGCCTGCTTATCGCCGCATTTTTCTTACTGCCTTTAATTCAGTACCAAGGCCGGCAAGCCGTGTTATTCGATCTCAATGAACAACAGTTTTACTTTTTTGGTACCACACTCTGGCCACAGGATTTTCCCCTTCTAGCCTGGATTTTCATAACGGCGGCATTTTTGCTGTTTTTTATCACCGCTTTTCTCGGGCGAGTCTGGTGTGGATATCTCTGCCCACAAACAGCCTGGACGTTTATCTTTGTGTGGATAGAAAACCGTATCGAAGGCGGTCACAATAAGCGCCGGATTTTGGACAAGAGCCCTTGGAACCGAGACAAGATAATCAAACGCACCAGTAAGCATTTGCTTTGGGGGCTGATAGCCCTGCTCACTGGCAGCGGTTTTATCGCTTATTTTGTCCCAGCCACCAGCGTCTACCCACAGATATTCGGCTTCACTGCCAGCCCCATGCTCACAGCCTGGGTATGGTTTTTTGCCATCTGTACCTACATTAATGCCGCCTGGATGCGAGAGATGGTGTGCCTGCACTTGTGCCCCTATGCCAGATTTCAATCGGCTATGTTTGACGCTAATACGATCACAGTAGCCTATGAACCCAGTCGCGGTGAGTCCCGTGGGCCGAGAAAGCGCAAACAAGCCACCGAGCTGGGTGATTGTGTCGACTGTAACTTGTGTGTCGATGTCTGCCCCACAGGAATAGACATACGTAACGGCCTGCAATATGAGTGCATCAACTGTGGCGCCTGTGTCGATGCCTGTAACCAGACCATGGACAAATTTGGCTATGCACCCAATCTCATCGGCTATCGCAGCGAAAATCATCTAAAAGGCCAGAGCAACAAGCCTCTGACTTCACTAAAATTTCTAGGCTATGGCATAGCGACCATGGTTATGCTCTCGGTAATTTGTATGGATATTTACCTGAAAAAAGATATTCAACTCAACGTGATTAGAGACAGGCAGAGCCTATACCGTGAAACACTCGATGATAAAATCGAAAACAGCTACACCCTCAAGGTCCGCAACAAGACCCAGAGTGAAAAACACTATCGTTTGTCTCTGTCAGGTGACAGACCTTACAGTCTGCAAAAAAACGTTGATCTCAAGATCAAGGCGGGTGAGCAACTCACCTATCCTATCACTGTGTATAGTCAGGCTAACGGAGCCATAGACAAGGGCACTCCTGATGTACATCAAGTGAAAGCCGGGATGGCCAGGATCGTGTTTCAACTCAGAGATACCCAAGATCCCAGCAATCAGATATCTCAGGATTCTAATTTCTTCACTCCATAA
- the tnpB gene encoding IS66 family insertion sequence element accessory protein TnpB (TnpB, as the term is used for proteins encoded by IS66 family insertion elements, is considered an accessory protein, since TnpC, encoded by a neighboring gene, is a DDE family transposase.), giving the protein MSLFSDIETLYLHRDVVDFRKSINGLVVIVEQDMQLSPFSDALFVFTNKARDKLKILYWDRTGFALWYKRLD; this is encoded by the coding sequence ATGTCACTGTTCTCTGATATAGAGACCCTCTACTTGCATCGAGATGTGGTCGACTTTCGCAAGTCCATTAACGGCCTGGTCGTTATCGTCGAGCAAGATATGCAGCTATCACCGTTTTCAGATGCGTTATTTGTCTTTACCAACAAAGCCCGGGACAAGCTTAAAATCTTATACTGGGACCGAACAGGATTTGCACTGTGGTATAAGCGTCTCGACTAG
- a CDS encoding alpha/beta hydrolase, with protein sequence MSKILKRIFISLSISVLIYLGIASGLAYFGGSDATEGKTALNGAVIKGTVINETGSIKQGGAVEQGIDFSEMKLDYSEMPALQSYTARDGAQLDYRYYPSGSNKVLVLLHGSGWHSQQFYPLAKYISEQGLAQVVTPDLRGHGVNPQRRGDIDYIGQFEDDLADFIGKLKQDSQLQKDFKNSSIIMGGHSSGGGLAIRFAGGEYGNQVDAYLLLAPFIYYNAPTTRPNAGGWAKPYTARIIGLSMLNNIGIHSLDHLTSIEFNMPEAVRNGTETLAYSYRLNSSFAPRDYAKDLGAITQPLLVLAGSADETMFADKYQALISSKLPDNEKAKVKVLFGLSHMGIVVSPDVRPVIEEWLRRL encoded by the coding sequence ATGTCGAAAATATTAAAACGGATTTTTATTTCGCTGAGTATCTCGGTTCTCATCTACCTGGGAATAGCCTCTGGGCTTGCCTATTTTGGTGGGTCTGATGCTACCGAAGGTAAGACTGCTTTGAATGGCGCTGTTATAAAGGGTACCGTTATAAATGAAACTGGTTCTATAAAACAAGGAGGCGCCGTGGAGCAAGGTATCGATTTTTCCGAGATGAAGCTCGACTATAGCGAGATGCCAGCGCTTCAGAGCTATACCGCTCGCGATGGGGCACAATTGGATTATCGCTATTATCCCAGTGGGTCCAATAAGGTCTTGGTTCTGCTCCACGGCTCGGGCTGGCACAGTCAGCAATTTTATCCTCTGGCCAAATATATCAGCGAGCAGGGGCTGGCTCAGGTGGTGACGCCGGATCTCAGAGGTCATGGCGTTAATCCTCAGAGGCGCGGTGATATTGATTATATCGGCCAGTTCGAAGACGATTTGGCGGATTTTATTGGCAAGTTAAAGCAAGACTCTCAGCTACAAAAAGATTTTAAGAACAGTTCGATTATCATGGGGGGGCATTCTTCCGGTGGCGGCTTAGCTATACGCTTCGCCGGAGGTGAATATGGAAATCAGGTCGATGCTTACCTGCTACTGGCGCCGTTCATCTACTATAATGCGCCGACGACGAGGCCAAATGCTGGTGGTTGGGCTAAGCCCTATACCGCGCGAATTATTGGTCTGAGTATGCTCAATAATATTGGCATTCATAGCTTAGATCACCTTACCAGCATCGAATTCAATATGCCCGAGGCGGTCCGCAACGGCACCGAGACGCTGGCTTATTCCTATCGCCTCAATAGCTCATTTGCCCCACGGGATTATGCCAAAGATTTAGGCGCCATCACTCAGCCATTACTTGTATTGGCTGGAAGTGCTGATGAGACTATGTTCGCCGATAAATACCAAGCGCTTATCTCAAGCAAGCTACCGGATAACGAAAAGGCAAAAGTGAAGGTACTATTCGGACTGAGCCATATGGGCATAGTCGTTAGCCCTGATGTCAGACCGGTAATCGAGGAGTGGCTAAGAAGGCTTTGA